CACTTCGCTAACATGTTATGGTGGGCTTCACCATGAGGCTTCCAACACGAGGCAACACAAAATTACTTGTTTGATATGCCCATAACCAACCGCTCCACCATAAGTACATCAAGCCCAATCACTAGACACTAAGCATACACCTAAGACTGTCCTTCCTAAGGACCAACTAGTGAAGCATGTGCGCGTGTGAGTTAGACCTAATCTGTTTACGTCATCAAAATACTTGCATGAAAATATTCAATTATACAAGATTGGTCTGCAGCGAAAAATTGCTTAAGACTATCTCTACGGAGTAATCCCTTCATTCAGAAGTCTATGAGCCTCTTTCGCACTTCCACCCTGTCCTACTACCCCACCTGACAGGAGAGGTGCTCTAAGATTATTGTGTTCCTCTTCCTTCCTCTACACACAAATAGAGAGCAAAACTATGCAATCCTTCTTTATACAAGATGGATCAGAATCAGTGTGTATCTAGAAACACCAAAGCTATAGATTCCAGATATTTCCTTCTGCCTTACTTGTGCATGCAGTACTTGTACTCATGGCTGCGGATATAGTCCAACTCTCCTTCCTCAAGCTGACACAACACAGTAAAATCCCATCAGAAATCAAAGCAATCATCACAAAAGCAGCTTTTCAGAAACACCACACCATGCCTCCACCCACCGGATCGCCGCCGTATATGAGGTTGTAGCACTCCGGCGAGAGGCAGCGAAGCACGCAGTTCTCCTTCTCCGTAGCCGAGGACCTGCACGCAAATCCCCACAGCCCGCTGCGCGAAGCCAAGAGAAACAACCGTCAGAAACATTAGATAAATTCCATCGAACGCAAGCAGGACAGCTCATATCCGGCCACGTACTTCTCGATGTCGGTGTAGCAGGCGTCCTTCTTCTCCCGGATCTCATTGTCCTGGAACAGGAATCGGGCGTGAAACGGATGGTCGGATGGATAGCAGGAAGGAGTGTAGAGAGAGGTCAGGTGGGGAGACGTACGGTGATGGGGCGGAGAGAGGACTTGGCAGCGGCGgatgggaggaggagagcaacGAAGAGTAGGAGGCAGCAGGCGGCGAGGACCAGCCGCCGCGTAATCGGGTGGAACGTGTGCGGCGGTGGACGGGGACGCATGACGGGCGATGGATCCGGTCGGCGGTGCGACGACGCGGCTGTGTGGTTTCTCCGTCCCGTGAAAGATAACCTACTCCGTATGACGCAAGTAGCAACCCAAAAactcggtaaaaaaaaattaaagtgcAACGGAGTCATAGTTCTTTCCTAAAGGTCTCACAATTGTTTCATAATGGGTTAAACACAGGTCCTAATGTGACTTGTCACGTGTTTGCTGCCTACGTGGCTACTTGGGCCTCCACACGTCAGATGACGGActaatttttgcaaaagaaccCTTCCTCTTTTTCTTCCCTCCCCCGAGCTTCCTTCCCCCACCGAACCGCCCCCTTCTCCTCACACTTCCGGCGAGCCGAAACCGCGCCTTCGACCTCTCCTCCGCAACTCGCACGCCTCCCCTGCCCCGCCGTGGCCGCACAGACCCGCAGCAGTCGTACGCCAGCACTGGCTCcggaacagcagcagcagatggtggtggtggccgaggAGCTCGGTGGCGTCGCCGCCAACGCGTCTGGGTCCGTGAGCCTGGACGGCTAGGAGGAcgggtcgtcggcggcgggcaaCCGGTGGCCGCGAGAGGAGACGTTGGTGCTTGGCGCTGCCCAAGATCCGGCCCGACATGGACGCCGCCTTCAGAGAAGCCGCGCTCAAGGGCCCCCACTAGGAAGAAGTCTCTAGGTAATTCATCAAGCAAATGCATCAACCTCACACAGATTAATTTGTGTCTGCAATTTCGCATCGAATTGTGCATGTTTCAGTTATTGGCCTAGATGCAATGTCAGAACTGAGATGCTGTTCTTGTGGCACGCACGCCGGCCTGCATGCCGCGAGAAAAACTGCCCACGATCAAGCACACAGTGGATGGAATCAATTACTAGTGAATTCCCCAATTTTTCCAgtctttttttcctctcgtTCTTCCCCTTTTTTCCTTCACGATCTGCGTGCGTCAGATGCGAGCGCCGCAGTAAGCAACAATCCCAATCCCGCAGACAGTTAATTTCCTTCCATTTGTTTCCTCTCCAGTCTCCACAAAAAGACATCGTGTCTTTCCCATGAGAGCAACATGCTTAGGCATGCAGATGGCGATGACAGTAAACATAATACTACTACTGACATGCGTatggatttggatcatgtaGAGCTAGGATAGCACGAAGTGATCTGAGAGTGGCTAGGCTAATTAAGCAAGCTGATTATTTGGTTGTGCAGGAGGATTGGGGAGATGGGGTACAGGAGGATTGGCGAGATGGCGGCCTGAAGTTCCGGGGCAGGGAAGAAATAAAGGAGGGttgttttgcaaaaagaagTCCACCCTGtcatctgacatgtgggtccaagTAGCCACGTAGGCAGTAGACACGCGTCCGAGTCATATTAGGACCTGTGTTCAACCACTTATGAAACAACTGGGACGCAAACGTGCAATTTCAAAGAATTGGGACTCATTTGGGATTTTTAcgaaagaattaaaacttctgatgcattttacttaaaaaaaagaaaaatacttatacaaatccacgtcacttatttaggacggagtgagtaggcAACTTGATAGAATATGGTTCTACAATTCCACGGAATTTTAAATCCGAATTCATTTACATatagagaaggaaaaaaatcatgttgtgAATAATGCCATAAAAGAacacaaaagacaaaattGTAGGCACTATTTATgtctggattttttttgtttctctacaTGTATATTTAATTTagattagattttttttataatactTATGAACtcactcaattttttttaaaataaatctCTTTTTAAGGGTGCTGCCATGGAGACCCAAAGACCTAATGGATGAAACACATTGCAGGACCATGCTCGTATTTATAACTTCTTAAAGATGGGGAATATCTTAGAAAAAAGGATGGGGAATATGTAGTCTTATATATGAACCATATATGAAACATGCTAGAACATTCAAATAACAGCTCACAAAACAAAGCACTGTAATATAAGAATAAACGATCAAAATCAGTGCTTGCAGAACCAGCGCAAACAAACATGCATACTTTAAATAATTGCATCACAGCAGCTGCAATCTAATGCCAAATTTTGATCCTTGCGTACATATAGTGTCTGTATATCATCCAGAATTAGTTGAAAGCATAGCATgcataaaacaaaataaaacctTAAACTTACAGAAATAACACACAAGCTGGAAACAGTTTTAGTACATTGTTACCATTTGCCAACAGCACTGTTCCATATTATTTATTGCTTTCTTCAAAGTTTTTGGACATCTTCATTCACATGTAACATGTTTCAATCTTGAGTCTAAGGCTTCTTCTCTCAAAATTGTAGGCAACATGTTCAAGACTTCAAGTCATGAGTATCAGTCTACTACAAAATGTAGTGTCTTTGTCAATGGTGTCTGTACCATCCCCTGCAACAGCAAAGCTGGAGGATTCCCAACACAGAGCGCTTTGCCTGGCTGTGCAGAAGACATGATCGCAGGTTGAACAGATGAATCTGCCACGATAAATTCTGCCTGGTTGTGCAAATAACTGgattatatttattttcttgcaaCTTTCTGTTATGATATTAGGTTCAATGAACAGCACTACAGAATTTCGCTCTCTATCTTCAGCTTCTTTTGTTTGAGCTGCGCCTTCCTACCACTTCGGAAGAAAAAATAGATCTGAATTTCCATGTTCTGCCTATCATGAATAAGAATGCTGTGATCATTAAGCATCCTTCTAACAATCGGACAGCAGGATACATTCCTTGTCGAGAACTCCAATGTGGAATAACAGATTGTGCACTGATTGAAGCAAATCTCTGGTCCCCTTCGTCACCCCTAGCATGGTATGAAGCAAAGTGAATTCGAGTTCTATGTTATGAGGGGATAAAATATCAAAACAATAAGCTTCTATCCTTTTGCCTATGCACTAGTTAGTAAAAGAATCATGACTTGGCTAAGGCTTGACACGCCAATGCAAAAACAGTACCATTGATGTATCAGTAGCAAGGAAGATTGCAACAAAAGATAATGATAagatattacatgtacctaaaCATATTCCTGACAGATCCCCAAAATGACATTTTCTTCCTTGCCAAAGAAGGATGGCTTCTATTTCTCAAGTTTCCTTGGTTTATAGTTTCTGAATAATCCAAAGGTTAGGCAGCCAAAAGTCTCAGGAATCATGTATCCCATGCAGAAGGTAGCTACAATAACTCAGAAAAGGGTAGACGTACCATCGCCTGGAACTGAATTACCCTGAGTTTTCTTTAGTGCGGCAAGCTCTTCAACTAGTGAACGTGCCTGGTCACTGCATGAATAAACACATTGATAAAGCAACACATCAAAATTCAATACTAGGGTGTAGATAGCATGTGTATTAACTAACAAGCAATGCTACTGCTAGATTCCAGGATTGTTGGCAATGCCAATTGCTAACAAAGCAAACGTAAGACATGACAGGTCAGATGAACAACAAGAACTACTTCAGGCGATTGTTTTCTACTGTTAGGCCTGTAGTGATGCAATCAAGCATGCCCATTTTCATCACTTATTGAATAGGAAATTAGCTAGTCTCTAAACCTATTGGAAGTTATATTTACAAGGTAGTTCTTGCAATAGTTTAAGTTCAAGAAGACACCAACTCATCAGAGAGTAAACAACAACGTTCCTCGGTAGCTCCCCATGCTGTTAGACAACACTGGCAACTCAAACCTGATATTCTTCGGGATCTTAACCTTTATCACAAAGTTGTGATCTCCTCTATTATTAGGTTTCTTAATATCCGGAGCTCCCAGTTGGACAAATTTCAACTCCTCCCCAGGCTGAATTCCAGGAGGAATATAAAGATCCTTGAATCCTTCGATTGTCTCGACCTGAAATAACAAGATATCTTTCTAGATGAAGCTGAAATGGGAGTTTTGCTAGCATAAAATTGAGAACATTAGCAACACGATGGAATTCACAAAAGGCTATACTTTGGCATATAAGGCACAAAAAGTTTTATGTGATTTAGAGGACAAAGCCTATGGGTCCAAAAAAGTTTTGAGCTCTTGCGTTTAGACAGCCCACCTTCACTGTCGTTCCTAATATGGCATCAGTGTAATCAATCATGACGTCTGAGTACAAATTGAGACCATCTCTGTGGATGCCCTGTTTTTTGTTAACACGAACAAATATATACAGGTCACCACTTAGACCCCTGCATAATAAGAAAGAAATAGATAACGGATCACAATAGTATCTTTCCAGTAAGCGGATCCTAGATAAATTGTTGGCAACTTGGCATGTAACCTGCATGGTAACGTATAGATATGATATTCCTAATGTATAAATAACTTAACATAAAAGTGAGCAATATTCCATCAAGATTACAGGCAGGCAATATAAATTAATAATTCTGAGCACCTTGCCAATTGATAGAAATTTCGGTACGGACAACCTAGGCATAACTTTGAATAAGTTGCATGTTTAAATTAAACATGTAGAAAAGTACATAAAGGGTTCATGAATTTACATGATTATGCATTAGTTTCCCAGTGCTTGCCTTTGCTTATCAACACTACCTCCTCCAGTAACTCGAATGGCAGAGCCATCCTCAATACCTCCTGGGATATCTACTTTTATAGTTCGTTCAACTTGGACTTTGCCTAAACCATAGCAGTTTATGCAACGTTCAGTAATTACCTTCCCACTGCCATCACAATTTAGGCAAGAAGCTATCTGCAAAATGTGACAGCAAAGAAAGTAACTAAGGTGTATTTTTCTGAACTTCAGGAAAGAGAGGATTTTCTTAAGCATGGCAGACATTGAGCATAGTAAACAGTGATAAACATATTACAGTGATAAACATATGTGGTAAATGCGCCTAAAGATGTCGGAGCATGAGCTCCCATTCCAAAATGAAACTGATAAACAACAGATAAGATCCTTTCGGCTTTGTATTCTCGTCCGTTCCTGACCCAGAATCTAACACTTGATATACATCGGCTTTCTAGGCTATgatctctcttctcctccaataTTCAATGAATACAAAAACTCCACATGTATCCCTGGTCATTCAATAGAATGAAATTATAGAGATAAGACTTTTTTAAGAGAACATTTACATAATATCAGACTACTGGGCTCTATAAAGGTGTACTTTGCAAATGACATGGAGTAAACTCAGCACTTCCGTATCCATGAAAGAAATAAGGGTTATTTTCAGATTAGCTGTCTACTGTCGTGGTGAATAACTGCAAGTTACGCAATgacagaaaacacaaaaattcCAGTAAAATGATTAAGCCACCTGAGATACTGTACCAAATGGCGTCTGCTGAGTTTTCATTGACCTGCCTTGACCTCTGCATTGGGTACATTCAATTATGCAATTGCTAGATTTAGCTCCAGATCCATGGCAAGTGCCACAGGTTTCGCCACGGAAAATACTGATCTCCCGCTTGCCTCCAAGGATTGATGCTTcaaaaggaaggagaagatcaTAGCTGCAATATAGAAAAGAGGGTGTAAACAGACCAATAATTAATTTTGTGTGCTTTAATGTCAGGTTGAAATTGTTACCGGATATCAAGTCCCCTCTTGTCCTTGACTTTTGAACTGTAATGAAACTGCCCTGGACCCATGCTATCCCCAAAAAACTTGTCAGCACCACCAAAGAATGCATTGAAGAGTTCATATGGATCAatctgcaaaagaaaacataatcCAAGGATCATATCACCTGAACAAAATGAAAAGGAGTTCAATCAAGAGTCTAGCTTGATACATTTAATATAGTGTCTATTTAGAGAGCTTCGATGTAAAGTGGCATTTTACCTAGGAAACATGACGCACACATCACAATTTGCAAGTTCCTCATAAATAACGAAATCACATCATGCTGCTGTTATTTTTTGTGTTGCTTTGTATCCTGTGGATGACTCTGTACTTTGTTTACTTTCACTGTTAGCAAAATTATAACAGAGCTTGTGATATTCCTTTAAGAAATGAGAATGAAATGCAAATGTACAGTTGAGAACTGAGAAACGTGTTTACAATTCAGTCAATTGTAGTTACAGAATCGAGCCTATCTAACTGCTATTAGACTAAACTGGTAAACAAGTGCAATTTAGGCACCAGCAGCAAGAGAAAAAGACATCTGGTAGTAGAAAAGAAATGTGTATTCCTAAATTAGGAAAAGAGATGATTGAGAGAAAATTATCACTTGGGTTTTGAGTAAATAAGTACCCCATGTGCATCAGTATCTCCACGTCCATAATCTCCACCAAGTCCTGTTTCTCCAAAGCGGTCATACAAAGATCTTTTCTCTTCATCCGATAGAATCTATAAGAGGTTACAGAATAAATGACTCACTAAAAAGGCAGTCATTTGGTAACATGGTCAAACATCAGAGTTCGGAAGGGTCTAGTCATCTGCACCCCTGGATTACAGGACCATTGCCAAGTGTACCTAACTACAATAAGCATACAAGTCACTAGTACCTCCTCTATATGGCACATTAGCAGTGTAACAACTACCAAGGGTATGCACATAAACTAAAAGTTCGCAAAAGTTTCATCCTGACACTTTTTATATTGAGGTTCTACTATGGCAGATAACCGCAAATAAACAGAAACTATAGTTACATCCTCGCagtaaacaaaaacaacagaGACATATAGAAAACCTTGCATTATAAGTAAAAGGTTTTCTACATTGCTTGATGAAATTGCTGCAACTGTTAAAGTATACCGTATCTCAAATATATAGATAATGAACTCAACAGGTTATGGTGCGCATAAAGTGCAGTATGCTGGAAAAAATTGAGTCACTTTATCACTAAGAGTAAGAGAATAACCACATCTTGGCATAATAATCCAACACTCAGCATATATCTTATGCCCAAACTCCTTTAGCACCAAAAAAGAAACTGGAGGGCAGAAGATACCTCATATGCAGCACTTATCTCCTTAAACTTTTCTTCTGCCCCAGGGCTCTTGTTCATGTCCGGGTGGTActgaaatataaaataaacaaagaaagTATGTTTTTCAAGGTTTGCAACGCCAACTATAGATGGGTGGAATCCAAGAAGAGAATCAACACGTCATGTGATAAGATACAAGTAGGGTCTCTCTGAAGAGAACGCCCAAAAATGACGCATTTGAGGCTTAATCAGTAAACTGTACTACCAATTTATAGTTTGGTACTCATCAACTCAAAGAGGCACAAATGTGCTGAATTAGCATCTCAGCAATGGATAAAATCTCCCTCAAGctttcctttaaaaaaaactgaatggATTTGATATGAGGACGAAATAAAAGAAGTTAGGAAGTAGCAAATGACATGTACTACAGGTTTGCCTAATAATGTACAGGCAGACCCCAATGAATTACATTATTTAAAGGGAAAAGGTAGAGGTATTAATTGGTTCCTATGGCATAAATTACAAGATTAGTTGCTGTTTAGAGGGTTTAAATTTGCGCAGGTCAGACAGCACACGATTTGTCGATTTGTAAAAGTGCACTCTGGCAAATCCCAACATCTCAATGAAAATGCTCAATATTATAACGTTCTAGTACGATTCCCACTACCCAGCTTTCCGAAATCTAAACTCAGTTTTAATAGGGATTCCCATTTTAATACACACTAAGTTAGTGAAGTAGATGGACAGGCTGACGATTCCTAGATTGGCACCGGAGAATTATGCAAGTGGATCAACTCAACCATACCAAACATCTCGCTCAGCCCATACAGTTGCAGTCAAACTGAACTGGATGTAATACATTAGCGCTTTAGAAGCAATAGCGGCAGCCAATCTAACGCTCCAAGGGGGGCATGGCCGCATGGGCGAGGAAGGAAGAGAGCAGCACCTTGCGCGCGAGAGCTCGGTACGCGCTCTTGACCTCCTGCAGGGTGGCGTCCCGGCGGACATTCAGCGTGGCGTAGTGGTCCTTCTCTCTGCGctcggtcgccgccgccgcgggcgacCCCCTCCCGAACGCGGCGGGGAGATGGAttcgggcgcgggcgcgggcacggcgAGGGACCAGGCGGGTACGGAAGTGGACCACGCCGGGAATGgaaggcggcggtgggcggagggaggaggcggagttAGGCGCCTGGTTTGGGTTCGCGGGGAGGTAAAGCACGCCGGCCATGGAACGAGCCGGTGGCTGTCTGTCCCGAGGGGTACGGTTGAGTTACTGTGAAACTCGATTGGAAGTTCGGAACGGCACGGTCGTGACAGTCGTCTCGTCTCTTTGCACGGATAGGTTATGCTTGCGTGCCATTCCACGTTCACGTTAAACGTGCGttcagaggaggaggatcggCACGGCAATTTCTTGGAGGCTCATGACATGCACAAAATGCACGACTAGGTCAACACTGAGAAGAAACATCTTCCACGCCGACGAGAAACATCTTCAAACGAAATAATAGAACGAAATCATCGCATCTTCAATCATGATTCCATGAAAAAACCACTAGGCCCCAAAGCACCTGCAAATGTGTCATCACAGTGACCCATTGACGTGACCCTCTCCACCAATTGCGCTTCCTGAACGGTTAGCAATCTAGTTTTCTCGTTTGCACGTAAAAGTTGTCGAGAGTTCAAAATGATAGACGTGCTGCAGACAATCCAGACACGGCCGGTTGGTCTCGTGACCTGgatctgtttttattttccatGTTTTTATCTTCCTTGTACACACTGTTGGTTTATTAATGAAACTGGGAGCCTCACTACTTTTACTCTAAAAAAGTGTTGCGGACAACTGAATGTCACCGGGAGTGTCACGTTCAATTGTTAGCGCGAATATCATAAATACTACGCAAACGTACAACTTTTTCTTCAAAACTGCATCACATTTGTTCGAAAGCCATAAAAACTTAAACTAGAAGAGTACTATTTGGAAGATATGGTTAGTCAAGTTGCTAGATTAACCAAACATTATATGGTTGTCTGGAATATTTGGAAAGAACGCAATCGGAGAATTTTTGAAAGCGCTATTTCTTTCCCTGTAGCGGTGGTTGGGCTGATTAGAGATGAGATTCAGGAGATGGACATTGCTATAAGGAGATAGGATTGGCCCTGTATAGTCATGCTACGTGTTGTAGctctgagtttttttttctgaaactgTCTGTTCTTTTCTTGTACTTGTAATTCCCTCTTCTTAATGCAACGACAGTGCTCCTGCCTTatccgtaaaaaaaaacattatatGGTTAAGTATCATAGTTCCCCCCCTCCCCTCAAAAATAGGGTGTCATTGCATCCATGGCACACCCTAGATCCATCTAAAACATGTGTCATTCTGTGTGGGAGAGGATAGCTCCAACCCCTACCATGATCTAAATTTGAAATGCAAAACTACATTTGAACCGTGTTTTCTGAGAAAATGCATTCTTAGAAGCCTAAAAACACACCTCGGATGCTCTAAAATTGGAGTTAACATCCTACAATACCGAGGCAAAACAATGACAGCACAACTACATTAAAAGTCTTCACATGATAATAAAGAGAAACGGATACATCTTTTCATGGTTGTACATTACAAGTACCACTGTCATAGTGAAACATTTATTACTTGAATTGCCTAAAGCtgcatattttatttagcGCACGACACATAGCCACACATGATTTGGGAGTGCAGATGTTCTACTAAACAACACTCTGTCTGGAATTGTGAGGCCTTAAGAAGACTTTTTGCTATCCTGTAGTCGCTCGAACAGGCTGCCATCGAAGGCGCCCCTTACGACTTCCCGTTGCAGCAATCCCTCTTTATCCTTTGCCACTTTGTACAGAGTCTTCCATTCGAGGATGGCAGCGGACCTGCGTCAACAGGATAGGATGATAATTATTCAGAAATTACTACATTTAAGAACGGGCTAGTTCAAATGGACACAACTTAATTAGCAGAATGTAAAGCAACTTGATGCTAACATCAAGGAAAGAATGGTTTTTAGAAACTACAAAATATAAGGGTATTATTTGCAGACTATCGTAATAAATTGTTGCAATTGAGTTTTGTATATTGAATAGGTACGACTTTCAGGATGGTGTCCAACAAATGCTTTGTATGCTGAATGAAAAAACAGCGGTTACCACAATGTAAATAAGTAAAGAACAATATTGCTAATTCAGTGGCACTTACCAACCCAGAAAATCATACATATTACGGTTGTGTTTAAGCATGGTGTTGATCTCATCCTCTGTCAAAGCATTTGGTCGTGTTTGACCAAACTTGCTGAATATAGCATCAAATTTTGATGGATCAAACCTATATGAGATTAAGTAAGACTAGTTAGAAATTTTATGTCTGAAATAGTCATAAAAGTGTGATCGTTCTGCAGAAATAAGGGGAAATTAAGCAGCTACAAGTGCAGTTAGCCAAACATACCTCCCTTCAGTATCATATGTTTCTGAATCACTCCCATGCTTGCCCTTGTGCATGTTCTTTATATGGATTGAGAGCACAGGGGAAGGGATCCATCCCTacatttggaaaaaaaaacagaaacataAATTCATGTGTGTGTCTGAACTCTCAATGAAGTCAGCAAAAGAGAGTAATGATCTAGCGCGGAGATGAGAATTAGGATGAGAGCAAAACGCAAGGCTTTACCGGCTGAGTAGGATAAGTGAGGACGAGGTGGAGGAGCATGGCGGTCCCGACGGATGAAGCGTACCCAAGCCCTATTGCTCGCAGGCctgaaataataataataaaaaggGTCTTGATAGAGCTGTAGAAGTAATCATTGATTGGGAAATGTTTCTGCTTTACACGCATGCGTGGGCAAAAAAAACAGTGTGAGTTCTGACAGCTTGTGTAAAACAGGAAACACAAGACTGATGTCAGCACAAAGAGATGCTAGCAGTCGCGTCAGACACGGATGCGTCACCACCAACCTTGGAAGGTCTCCCATGGGTAGATGACCCCATCGCCGTTGCGGTCGAAGAAGGCGGCGTGCTGCTGGAGCACGCTCATCCCGCGGGTGTCGCGCCCTCTCGTGCCCTGCTGGTGGCTCGggtccaccgccgccatcgctCTCGCGAGATCTGCATTCCATGATGCCAAATCAAACTGCATTTTCTGTGCTCTGTAAAGATATATGCATGGGAATAAAAAATACTATTGGTTCTGCTAACGGGACACAATCAAAGAACAAAGATGTTTAACGCGTCCGATTCGCTTGAtcggggggagagagagagatgatgTAATATTCTCTCATCAAGCAAAGGTAACGCATTCGAGATGGATTACAGTTCTTTCTGATCAGAAAAACAATACAGTGTTTTGGAACTTGGAAGAGCCGcctttcaacaaaaaaaatagtattgCGCTAACAGTTCTTTACGCATTTTTCAGTGTTCTTTATAATATTTGGAGGAGCTAGAGTTCATGCTTAAAAATACAGTAGCAGTAACCCGATGGTATGGACGATTGATCGCGTATATTCTTCCTTCCTTCAAAATACTGTTGCGTTGGTACTATTGGGCTAACAGTGATCTCCCCTCGTCCCCATGTTCGTTTCTCATCCGGGCCAGTGCCGAGCAGGCACGCGGCGACCGGAGAAGCAGGCAGCTGCGCCAAGGCGCCAACCTCTCTCACTCTCACTCCCTCGCTAACCGACCCGAGAAAGAACGGCTCAAAAAACACCAGAGAAAGAAGATCAAATACTGAGTTACTGACTGGGAGCGAAACGTTCGACCTGAACAGCACCGGCGTGAATAAGGGGAGGTTTGTACACGTACATGGTTTCGGAAGCTGCTCCTGCAGGTCGATGTTGAGCTTCCGCTCCGCCGTGACAGCCGCGTGGGGCGCCTCAGTGGCCAGAGACGGATCCGATGACGAGGACATGgttaccggcggcggcccaaATTTGGAGGATCTGCAGAGGAACAAGTGAATCGATTTGGATTATTGCCTAGAGACTCCCAAGATACCAAGAGAAGACGGCAGCGCGCAGCCTTCGTCTGAGAGAACGAACCCAAGTATTGGAGGATACCTTTGGATTTGGAGAAAGGCGAGGCGTCGAGAGCGCACGGTGGGGAGCCTCGCAATAGGTGGTGGTACTTGTAGGGTTGTCATAACAACGGCGTTGCTGGCCGAAAGAAATGTGCAGTAGTGCTCCGTAGTCCGTACTCTTTCCGTCATGAAACTGCGCGCACGAGCAATGGCGTGACGGTCTCAACTCTCAAAGCTGTCAAAAGGGTGGTACTACTCTGAACGGGCTGGTAACTATTTTTAACCAGTGTCCAGTCTTTACTCAATCTAATACTTGAGCGAAAAATAGTTGGCGGCTTGATTAAAGCGAAGCTGGGCTCCATCGAGACTGCCCGGTGCCCACAAACCTCTTGATCGGGCGAGTTGCTTCACGGCAAACTTGTCAAACTACCACACACGCACCTTGCACGTTGCACCGCAAAGGTCACATGAAGATCACGTTGATCCCATCCCACAGACCGGTCGGTCAGTGCGTCAAGAATAGGACAG
This is a stretch of genomic DNA from Brachypodium distachyon strain Bd21 chromosome 1, Brachypodium_distachyon_v3.0, whole genome shotgun sequence. It encodes these proteins:
- the LOC100840793 gene encoding uncharacterized protein LOC100840793, with product MRPRPPPHTFHPITRRLVLAACCLLLFVALLLPSAAAKSSLRPITDNEIREKKDACYTDIENGLWGFACRSSATEKENCVLRCLSPECYNLIYGGDPLEEGELDYIRSHEYKYCMHKLSLGESLEGVKGSFNYS
- the LOC106865376 gene encoding uncharacterized protein LOC106865376, with protein sequence MAGVLYLPANPNQAPNSASSLRPPPPSIPGVVHFRTRLVPRRARARARIHLPAAFGRGSPAAAATERREKDHYATLNVRRDATLQEVKSAYRALARKYHPDMNKSPGAEEKFKEISAAYEILSDEEKRSLYDRFGETGLGGDYGRGDTDAHGIDPYELFNAFFGGADKFFGDSMGPGQFHYSSKVKDKRGLDIRYDLLLPFEASILGGKREISIFRGETCGTCHGSGAKSSNCIIECTQCRGQGRSMKTQQTPFGTVSQIASCLNCDGSGKVITERCINCYGLGKVQVERTIKVDIPGGIEDGSAIRVTGGGSVDKQRGLSGDLYIFVRVNKKQGIHRDGLNLYSDVMIDYTDAILGTTVKVETIEGFKDLYIPPGIQPGEELKFVQLGAPDIKKPNNRGDHNFVIKVKIPKNISDQARSLVEELAALKKTQGNSVPGDETINQGNLRNRSHPSLARKKMSFWGSVRNMFRGDEGDQRFASISAQSVIPHWSSRQGMYPAVRLLEGCLMITAFLFMIGRTWKFRSIFSSEVVGRRSSNKRS
- the LOC100825343 gene encoding probable peroxygenase 3; translation: MTERVRTTEHYCTFLSASNAVVMTTLQVPPPIARLPTVRSRRLAFLQIQRSSKFGPPPVTMSSSSDPSLATEAPHAAVTAERKLNIDLQEQLPKPYLARAMAAVDPSHQQGTRGRDTRGMSVLQQHAAFFDRNGDGVIYPWETFQGLRAIGLGYASSVGTAMLLHLVLTYPTQPGWIPSPVLSIHIKNMHKGKHGSDSETYDTEGRFDPSKFDAIFSKFGQTRPNALTEDEINTMLKHNRNMYDFLGWSAAILEWKTLYKVAKDKEGLLQREVVRGAFDGSLFERLQDSKKSS